One genomic segment of Chelonia mydas isolate rCheMyd1 chromosome 1, rCheMyd1.pri.v2, whole genome shotgun sequence includes these proteins:
- the ARL11 gene encoding ADP-ribosylation factor-like protein 11, with product MGTLSSKAWYKRDARVVMLGLDFAGKSTILSKLKSNELVETFPTVGFNVESLKTPCHLPLTLWDVGGQAKLRASWKDYLEDTDTLIFVLDSADKTRLPEAMAELEKVLNNVNMTGVPVLLLANKQELPRALSLSELREMLNLEWFSGRSWELRGCSAHTGEGLREALMALAGLLKSQDKNSSECVCAPLQ from the coding sequence atggggaccttGAGCTCCAAGGCTTGGTACAAAAGAGACGCCCGGGTGGtgatgctgggactggatttTGCTGGCAAATCCACCATCTTGTCTAAATTGAAGAGCAACGAGCTTGTGGAGACTTTCCCGACAGTGGGCTTCAATGTGGAGTCTCTGAAAACCCCGTGTCATCTACCCTTGACTCTCTGGGATGTGGGTGGTCAAGCCAAGCTCCGCGCTAGCTGGAAGGACTATCTGGAAGACACGGACACTCTCATCTTTGTGCTGGACAGTGCCGATAAAACCCGGCTGCCAGAGGCAATGGCTGAACTGGAGAAAGTTCTGAACAACGTAAACATGACAGGGGTTCCAGTCTTGCTTCTGGCCAACAAGCAGGAGCTGCCAAGGGCCCTGTCTCTCTCAGAGCTGCGAGAGATGCTGAATCTGGAATGGTTCAGTGGCCGAAGCTGGGAGCTGAGAGGGTGCAGTGCTCACACTGGCGAGGGGCTGAGGGAAGCCTTAATGGCCCTGGCAGGACTTCTTAAGAGCCAGGATAAGAATTCCAGTGAATGTGTCTGTGCGCCACTCCAGTGA